The sequence CCACGGTTTCGTCAACTGCAACGCCACCGGCGCCATCACCGGTATCGGCAACGCCCTGCCCCGCGAAGTGATGCAACTGGTGGCGCTGAGCAAGCAAGCGGCCAAGGGTGATGCCAAAGCCCGTCGTCAGGCGCGGGAGCTGGAAGCGGCACTGGCGGTGTTGTCTTCGTTCGATGAAGGCTGCGATCTGGTGCTGTATTACAAGCACCTGATGGTGCTCAACGGCGACAAGGAATACACCCTGCATTTCAACGAGACCGATGCGCTGAGCGACTCGCAGCGGCGTTATGCCGAGAAGCAGTACTCGCTGTTCCGTCACTGGTACGAGAACTGGTCGGCGGAACAGAATTTCGCCTGATCGACTCCCCCCTCACCTGCCGCGAAGCGTTGTGCTACGCGGCAGGTATTTCCCTTTTTATCAGGAAGACACCATGACTCTGACGGGCCACATGCTGATCGGACAGCAATCCATTGCGGGCAATCGCGAGGCTGTTCGCGGGATCAATCCGGCCACGAATGAAGCGCTGGAACCGGCGTATGCCGGAGGATCGACGGAGCATGTCGAACAGGCCTGCGCGCTGGCCTGGGCAGCGTTCGATGTTTATCGCGAGACAGCACTGAGTCTCCGCGCCGAATTTCTGGAAAGCATTGCTGGAGAAATCGAAGGGCTCGGCGATGAACTGATCGAGCGTGCCCACGCCGAAACCGGGCTACCGCGTACACGTTTGCTAGGCGAACGCGGGCGTACTTGCCAACAATTAAGAATGTTCGCCCGCACCGTGCGCGCCGGTGAGTGGCTGGATGTGCGCGTCGATAGCGCGCAGCCGCAACGCCAACCGCTGCCGCGTGCCGATCTGCGTCAACGGCAGATTGCACTGGGGCCGGTCGCGGTATTCGGCGCGAGCAACTTCCCGCTGGCGTTTTCCGTGGCCGGTGGTGACACCGCGTCAGCATTGGCCGCCGGTTGCCCGGTGATCGTCAAGGCGCACAGCGCGCATCCCGGCACCAGCGAACTGGTTGGTCACGCGGTGACGCGGGCAGTAAAAGCCTGTGGTTTGCCGGAAGGCGTGTTCTCGTTGCTGTACGGTTCCGGCCGCGAAGTGGGCATTGCGCTGGTCACTGATCCACGGATCAAAGCGGTGGGCTTCACCGGTTCGCGCAACGGCGGTCTGGCCTTGATTCAAGCGACGCAAGCCAGGCCCGAACCGATTCCGGTGTACGCGGAAATGAGTTCGATCAATCCGGTGCTGCTGTTTCCGGCGGCGCTGGACAATCGCACACAGGCGTTGGCTGAAGGGTTTGTGGCTTCGCTGACACTGGGCGCGGGTCAGTTCTGCACCAATCCGGGTTTGGTGATTGCCTTGAAAGGGCCGGTGCTGGACCGGTTCATTAGCGCCACCCGCGAGATTATTCAACGCAGCCCGGCGCAGACGATGCTGACACCGGGCATTTTCAGCGCTTACGAATCGGCCGTGAATGCGTTGGCCGAGAATGCCAGTGCGAACATCGCGGGTGTTGGTCAGAGCGGCACCGGCCCGAACCAATGTCAGGCGCACATATTCGTCACAGAAGCGGCCGACTTTCTCGCCGATCACAGGCTGCAAGCGGAAGCATTCGGCGCGGCTGCGCTGATCGTGCAATGCAGCAGTGAGGCTGAAATCCGTCAGGTCAGCGAACACCTGGAAGGCCAGTTGACCGCCACGTTGCACCTTGATGACCAAGACCTGGAACAGGCGCGTGCATTGCTGCCGACACTGGAACGCAAGGCCGGTCGGTTGCTGGTCAACGGCTGGCCAACCGGGGTGGAGGTGTGTGACGCAATGGTTCACGGCGGGCCGTTCCCGGCCACATCCGACTCGCGCACGACATCCGTCGGTACCGCGGCGGTCCTGCGTTTCCTGCGCCCGGTGTGCTATCAGGACTTCCCGGACAGCTTGTTGCCTGACGCATTGAAACAAGGCAATCCGCTGCAATTACGCCGTCTGCTCGATGGACAAAGGGAAGCGCAGCACTATGGCGAATAACGTCTCCCACGACATCGCCGTGGTCGGCGCCGGCATCATCGGCGTCGCCTGCGCACTGCGTCTGGCACGCCAAGGATTGCGCGTGGTGGTCATCGATTCGCAGCAACCCGGCCATGGCGCCTCGTTCGGCAATGCCGGGCATCTGGCGACCGAGCAAGTGTTTCCGATCGCCGATGCGTCCATCCTCAAGCGCCTGCCGGCCATGTTGATGGACCCAATGGGACCACTGCGACTGGACTGGAAATACCTGCCGCGCGCCTTGCCATGGTTCACCCGCCTGCTGCTGAACCTGCGCCCGGCGCCTTTTCAGAACACCGTGGCAGGTTTGCGCGCGCTCAATGAAAGCAGTCTGCAGGCTTGGCAGCGCTTGCTCGCCGACATCCAGCGGCCGGACCTGCTGAAGATCGATGGCTCGTTACTGGTGTTCGAACGTCCCGA comes from Pseudomonas sp. RU47 and encodes:
- a CDS encoding aldehyde dehydrogenase (NADP(+)) — its product is MTLTGHMLIGQQSIAGNREAVRGINPATNEALEPAYAGGSTEHVEQACALAWAAFDVYRETALSLRAEFLESIAGEIEGLGDELIERAHAETGLPRTRLLGERGRTCQQLRMFARTVRAGEWLDVRVDSAQPQRQPLPRADLRQRQIALGPVAVFGASNFPLAFSVAGGDTASALAAGCPVIVKAHSAHPGTSELVGHAVTRAVKACGLPEGVFSLLYGSGREVGIALVTDPRIKAVGFTGSRNGGLALIQATQARPEPIPVYAEMSSINPVLLFPAALDNRTQALAEGFVASLTLGAGQFCTNPGLVIALKGPVLDRFISATREIIQRSPAQTMLTPGIFSAYESAVNALAENASANIAGVGQSGTGPNQCQAHIFVTEAADFLADHRLQAEAFGAAALIVQCSSEAEIRQVSEHLEGQLTATLHLDDQDLEQARALLPTLERKAGRLLVNGWPTGVEVCDAMVHGGPFPATSDSRTTSVGTAAVLRFLRPVCYQDFPDSLLPDALKQGNPLQLRRLLDGQREAQHYGE